From Streptomyces griseorubiginosus, one genomic window encodes:
- a CDS encoding efflux RND transporter permease subunit, translating to MSWLSRFSLAQRALIGLMSIIAIAFGAIAIPQLKQQLLPTIELPMVSVIAPYQGAAPDVVEKQVVEPIENNLEAVDGVSGVTSTASEGNAVIMASFDYGNDTKQLVADVQLAVNRAQLPQDVDPQVVAGSTDDMPTVVLAVTSDKDQQALADRLDRTVVPELKNIDGVGQVTVSGVRDLQVAVTPDEKKLAAAGLTTQSLAQALQAGGATVPAGSFDEDGANRTVQVGGGFTSLEQIQNLMLKGSGKPVRLADLAGVKQVPAPADSITRTDGRPSLSVAVTMDHDGSAVAISDAVEDKLPGLRQDLGSGATITVVSDQGPAVAKAISGLTTEGALGLLFAVLVILVFLASVRSTLVTAVSIPLSVVLALIVLWTRDLSLNMLTLGALTIAIGRVVDDSIVVLENIKRHLGYGEERHSAILTAVREVAGAVTSSTLTTVAVFLPIGLVGGMVGALFGAFSLTVTAALLASLLVSLTVVPVLSYWFLRAPKGTPEDADEARRLAEEKEARSRLQRFYVPVLRFATRRRLTSVLLAAVILIGTFGMAPLLKTNFFDQGEQEVLTVKQELKPGTSLAATDVQARKVEKLLAGTKGVKDYQVTIGSSGFMAAFGGGTDTNQASYQVMLEDSAQYDRVQDDIEAGLKKLDGIGTTTVAAGDGFGSQDLSVVVKAADANVLRKASEQVRKTVAGLDDVTDVTSDLAQSVPRISVKANDKAAAAGFDDQALGAAVTQAVKGTTAGRAVLDDTERDVVIKSAKPAATLEQLRNLRLGPVKLGDIATVKLVDGPVSMTRIDGQRAATITAKPTGDNTGAVSADLTSKLDALKLPKGATAEIGGVTSDQDSAFKNLGLAMLAAIAIVFMLLVATFRSLAQPLILLVSIPFAATGAIGLLVVTGTPMGVPAMIGMLMLIGIVVTNAIVLIDLINQYREQGYGVVEAVIEGGRHRLRPILMTALATIFALLPMALGVTGEGGFIAQPLAVVVIGGLITSTLLTLLLVPTLYTMLELRKERRAKRRAAKRGETPAAPAPAEEPETAGV from the coding sequence ATGTCCTGGCTGTCCCGATTCAGCCTCGCGCAGCGGGCCCTCATAGGGCTGATGTCCATCATCGCGATCGCGTTCGGCGCGATCGCGATCCCGCAGCTGAAGCAGCAACTCCTGCCCACCATCGAACTGCCGATGGTGTCGGTGATCGCGCCCTACCAGGGTGCCGCCCCCGACGTCGTCGAGAAGCAGGTCGTCGAGCCCATCGAGAACAACCTCGAAGCCGTCGACGGCGTCTCCGGCGTCACCTCCACGGCGAGCGAGGGCAACGCCGTGATCATGGCGTCCTTCGACTACGGCAACGACACCAAGCAGCTCGTCGCCGACGTCCAACTGGCCGTCAACCGGGCCCAGTTGCCCCAGGACGTGGACCCGCAGGTGGTCGCGGGCTCCACGGACGACATGCCGACGGTGGTGCTCGCCGTCACCTCGGACAAGGACCAGCAGGCCCTCGCGGACCGGCTGGACCGGACCGTCGTACCGGAGCTGAAGAACATCGACGGCGTCGGCCAGGTCACCGTCAGCGGTGTCCGCGACCTCCAGGTCGCCGTGACCCCGGACGAGAAGAAGCTCGCGGCAGCGGGCCTGACGACCCAGTCCCTCGCGCAGGCGCTCCAGGCGGGCGGCGCGACCGTCCCGGCCGGCTCCTTCGACGAGGACGGCGCCAACCGGACGGTCCAGGTCGGCGGCGGCTTCACCTCGCTGGAGCAGATCCAGAACCTCATGCTCAAGGGTTCGGGCAAGCCGGTCCGGCTGGCCGACCTGGCCGGCGTGAAGCAGGTGCCGGCCCCGGCCGACTCGATCACCCGCACCGACGGCAGGCCCAGCCTCTCCGTCGCGGTCACCATGGACCACGACGGCAGCGCGGTCGCCATCTCGGACGCGGTCGAGGACAAGCTGCCCGGCCTGCGCCAGGACCTCGGTTCCGGCGCGACGATCACCGTCGTCAGCGACCAAGGCCCGGCGGTCGCGAAGGCCATCTCGGGCCTGACCACCGAGGGCGCGCTCGGCCTGCTCTTCGCGGTCCTGGTCATCCTGGTCTTCCTGGCGTCGGTCCGCTCGACGCTGGTGACGGCGGTCAGTATCCCGCTCTCCGTCGTCCTGGCCCTGATCGTGCTGTGGACCCGCGACCTGTCGCTCAACATGCTGACGCTGGGCGCGCTGACCATCGCGATCGGCCGGGTCGTCGACGACTCCATCGTCGTCCTGGAGAACATCAAGCGGCACCTCGGCTACGGCGAGGAGCGGCACTCGGCGATCCTCACCGCGGTCCGCGAGGTGGCCGGCGCGGTCACCTCCTCGACCCTCACCACGGTCGCCGTGTTCCTGCCGATCGGCCTGGTCGGCGGCATGGTGGGCGCCCTGTTCGGCGCGTTCAGCCTCACGGTGACGGCGGCCCTGCTGGCCTCGCTGCTGGTGTCCCTGACGGTCGTCCCGGTCCTGTCGTACTGGTTCCTGCGCGCCCCGAAGGGCACCCCCGAGGACGCGGACGAGGCACGCCGGCTCGCGGAGGAGAAGGAGGCGAGGAGCAGGCTCCAGCGCTTCTACGTCCCCGTCCTGCGCTTCGCGACACGGCGCCGTCTGACCAGCGTGCTGCTGGCGGCCGTGATCCTGATCGGCACCTTCGGCATGGCCCCGCTCCTGAAGACCAACTTCTTCGACCAGGGCGAGCAGGAAGTCCTCACCGTCAAGCAGGAGTTGAAGCCCGGCACCAGCCTGGCGGCGACCGACGTCCAGGCGAGGAAGGTCGAGAAGCTGCTCGCCGGCACCAAGGGCGTCAAGGACTACCAGGTCACCATCGGCTCCTCCGGCTTCATGGCGGCCTTCGGCGGCGGGACGGACACCAACCAGGCGTCCTACCAGGTCATGCTGGAGGACTCGGCGCAGTACGACCGGGTCCAGGACGACATCGAGGCGGGCCTGAAGAAGCTCGACGGCATCGGCACCACGACCGTCGCCGCCGGGGACGGCTTCGGCAGCCAGGACCTCAGCGTGGTCGTGAAGGCGGCCGACGCGAACGTCCTGCGCAAGGCGTCCGAGCAGGTCCGCAAGACGGTGGCGGGGCTGGACGACGTCACCGACGTGACGAGCGACCTCGCGCAGAGCGTGCCGCGCATCTCCGTGAAGGCCAACGACAAGGCCGCGGCGGCGGGCTTCGACGACCAGGCCCTGGGCGCCGCGGTGACCCAGGCCGTCAAGGGCACCACGGCCGGCCGGGCCGTCCTGGACGACACCGAGCGGGACGTCGTCATCAAGTCGGCGAAGCCGGCGGCCACCCTGGAGCAGCTGCGGAACCTGCGGCTCGGGCCGGTGAAACTGGGCGACATCGCCACGGTGAAGCTGGTGGACGGCCCGGTGTCGATGACCCGGATCGACGGCCAGCGGGCCGCCACGATCACGGCGAAGCCGACCGGCGACAACACCGGCGCGGTCAGCGCGGACCTCACCTCCAAGCTGGACGCCCTCAAGCTCCCCAAGGGCGCCACGGCCGAGATCGGCGGGGTCACCTCGGACCAGGACTCGGCGTTCAAGAACCTGGGCCTGGCCATGCTGGCGGCGATCGCGATCGTCTTCATGCTGCTGGTGGCGACCTTCCGCTCCCTGGCCCAGCCGCTGATCCTCCTGGTCTCGATCCCCTTCGCGGCCACCGGCGCGATCGGCCTCCTGGTCGTCACCGGCACCCCGATGGGCGTCCCGGCGATGATCGGCATGCTGATGCTCATCGGCATCGTGGTGACCAACGCGATCGTGCTGATCGACCTGATCAACCAGTACCGCGAGCAGGGCTACGGCGTCGTCGAGGCCGTGATCGAGGGCGGCCGACACCGGCTGCGCCCGATCCTGATGACGGCCCTGGCGACGATCTTCGCGCTCCTCCCGATGGCGCTGGGCGTCACCGGCGAGGGCGGCTTCATTGCCCAGCCGCTCGCGGTGGTCGTGATCGGCGGCCTGATCACCTCGACCCTGCTGACCCTCCTGCTGGTCCCGACTCTCTACACGATGCTGGAGCTCCGCAAGGAGCGCCGGGCGAAGAGGCGGGCGGCGAAGCGGGGCGAGACCCCCGCGGCACCGGCCCCGGCCGAGGAACCGGAAACGGCAGGCGTCTGA
- a CDS encoding response regulator transcription factor, producing the protein MTIRVLLADDQALLRSAFRVLVDSEPDMEVVGEASDGAEAVRLTKEERADVVLMDIRMPGTDGLAATRMISADPSLAHVRVVILTTFEVDDYVVQSLRAGASGFLGKGSEPDELLSAIRVAAGGEALLSPAATKGLIARFLAQGDADDAHDPVRAERLDALTVREREVLVQVAGGHSNDEIAERLEVSPLTVKTHVNRAMAKLGARDRAQLVVIAYESGLVRPRVE; encoded by the coding sequence ATGACGATCCGTGTCCTGCTCGCCGACGACCAGGCACTGCTGCGCAGTGCCTTCCGTGTGCTCGTCGACTCGGAGCCGGACATGGAGGTGGTCGGCGAGGCGTCCGACGGTGCCGAGGCCGTGCGGCTCACCAAGGAGGAGCGCGCCGACGTCGTCCTGATGGACATCCGGATGCCCGGCACGGACGGTCTCGCCGCCACCCGGATGATCAGCGCCGACCCGTCCCTCGCGCACGTCCGCGTGGTCATCCTGACGACCTTCGAGGTCGACGACTACGTCGTGCAGTCCCTGCGGGCCGGCGCCTCCGGCTTCCTCGGCAAGGGCAGCGAGCCCGACGAGCTCCTCAGCGCCATCCGGGTCGCGGCCGGTGGCGAGGCCCTGCTGTCCCCGGCCGCCACCAAGGGCCTGATCGCCCGCTTCCTCGCCCAGGGCGACGCGGACGACGCGCACGACCCCGTCCGCGCCGAACGCCTCGACGCCCTCACCGTCCGCGAGCGCGAGGTCCTCGTGCAGGTGGCCGGCGGCCACTCCAACGACGAGATCGCCGAGCGCCTGGAGGTCAGCCCGCTCACCGTCAAGACCCACGTCAACCGGGCCATGGCCAAGCTGGGCGCCCGGGACCGGGCCCAGCTCGTGGTGATCGCCTACGAGTCGGGGCTGGTACGGCCGAGGGTGGAGTGA
- a CDS encoding methyltransferase domain-containing protein, with product MARQLDEQIVGRYPVGQRLRVLDVGMGQGTQALRLARAGHQVTGLEQDSTMVAAARESLSAEPEGIRERMRIIEGDGRDTGVHFLPGSFDIVLCHGVLMYVEEPDPLLAGLARMLAPGGLLSLLVRNGDALAMRPGLAGDWTGALGAFDTTAYRNRLGLDVRADRLDTLTATLAGIGAPLQAWYGVRVFTDTALDDAEVPDDIETLLACEERAGRTDPYRGVAALLHLCGVRG from the coding sequence GTGGCCCGGCAGCTCGACGAGCAGATAGTGGGGCGGTACCCGGTCGGGCAGCGGCTCAGGGTGCTCGACGTGGGGATGGGCCAGGGCACGCAGGCGCTACGGCTGGCCCGTGCCGGACATCAGGTGACCGGGCTCGAGCAGGACTCCACGATGGTGGCGGCGGCCCGGGAGTCGCTGTCCGCCGAGCCGGAGGGCATCCGGGAGCGGATGCGGATCATCGAGGGCGACGGCCGGGACACCGGGGTGCACTTCCTGCCGGGCAGCTTCGACATCGTGCTCTGCCACGGCGTGCTCATGTACGTCGAGGAGCCCGACCCGCTGCTTGCCGGGCTGGCGCGGATGCTGGCGCCGGGCGGGCTGCTGTCGCTGCTCGTGCGCAACGGCGACGCGCTGGCGATGCGGCCGGGACTGGCCGGGGACTGGACCGGCGCGCTCGGCGCCTTCGACACCACCGCCTACCGGAACCGGCTGGGCCTCGATGTGCGGGCCGACCGGCTGGACACCCTGACCGCGACGCTCGCGGGCATCGGGGCGCCGCTCCAGGCCTGGTACGGCGTGCGGGTGTTCACGGACACGGCCTTGGACGACGCCGAGGTACCGGACGACATCGAGACACTGCTGGCCTGCGAGGAACGGGCGGGGCGCACGGATCCGTACCGGGGGGTCGCGGCGCTGCTGCACCTGTGCGGGGTGCGGGGCTGA
- a CDS encoding PspA/IM30 family protein, with amino-acid sequence MIFRAKANKALDRAEDPRETLDYSYQKQLELLQKVRRGVADVATSRKRLELQLNQLQSQSSKLEDQGRKALALGREDLAREALSRRAALQQQVTDLETQHSTLQGEEEKLTLAAQRLQAKVDAFRTKKETIKATYTAAQAQTRIGEAFSGISEEMGDVGLAIQRAEDKTAQLQARAGAIDELLASGALDDQSGMHKDDIQAELDRLSGGTDVELELQRMKAELAGGSSQQAIEGGTGQSQSQQQPQDTPRFDKQ; translated from the coding sequence ATGATCTTCCGCGCGAAGGCGAACAAGGCCCTTGACCGGGCCGAGGACCCGCGCGAAACCCTCGATTACTCCTACCAGAAGCAGCTGGAGCTGCTCCAGAAGGTGCGCCGGGGCGTGGCCGACGTGGCCACCTCGCGCAAGCGCCTGGAGCTCCAGCTCAACCAGCTGCAGTCGCAGTCCTCGAAGCTCGAGGACCAGGGCCGCAAGGCGCTCGCGCTCGGCCGTGAGGACCTGGCCCGCGAGGCCCTGTCCCGCCGTGCCGCGCTCCAGCAGCAGGTGACCGACCTCGAGACCCAGCACTCCACGCTCCAGGGCGAGGAGGAGAAGCTCACCCTTGCGGCCCAGCGGCTCCAGGCCAAGGTGGACGCCTTCCGTACGAAGAAGGAGACCATCAAGGCGACGTACACCGCGGCCCAGGCGCAGACCCGGATCGGCGAGGCCTTCTCCGGCATCTCCGAGGAGATGGGCGACGTGGGCCTGGCGATTCAGCGTGCCGAGGACAAGACGGCCCAGCTCCAGGCGCGGGCCGGCGCGATCGACGAACTGCTCGCCTCCGGCGCCCTCGACGACCAGTCCGGCATGCACAAGGACGACATCCAGGCCGAGCTGGACCGGCTCTCCGGTGGTACGGATGTAGAGCTGGAACTGCAGCGCATGAAGGCGGAGCTGGCGGGAGGGTCCTCGCAGCAGGCGATCGAGGGCGGCACCGGCCAGTCGCAGTCCCAGCAGCAGCCGCAGGACACCCCACGCTTCGACAAGCAGTAG
- a CDS encoding S1C family serine protease, with amino-acid sequence MNASRTRALRLSVAVLVCCVGLLAGCSDSDSGSSGREESSTTQAAVPAADGDLQSTYQKVIKDVLPSVVQIQTGGDLGSGVVYDDQGHIVTNAHVVGDAKTFEVTTANSENVLTATLVYSYPEQDLAVVKLDKVPDGLRPAAFGNSAKVAVGQIVLAMGSPLGLSSSVTQGIVSATGRTVSEGGSDGGTGATIPNMVQTSAAINPGNSGGALVNLDGQVIGIPTLAATDPRIGSAAPGIGFAIPASMVKTVAGQIIEDGKVTDSGRAALGITGRTVVDGAFQAAGVAVVEVEEGGAADKAGLQEGDVITQLGDTPVTTITSLSEALAGMKPGQKTSVTYTRNGSAKTVDVTLGEQ; translated from the coding sequence ATGAATGCTTCGCGTACCCGCGCTCTGCGGCTGTCCGTGGCGGTGCTCGTGTGTTGCGTCGGCCTGCTGGCCGGCTGTTCGGACTCGGACTCCGGTTCTTCCGGCCGCGAGGAGAGCTCGACCACCCAGGCCGCCGTGCCCGCCGCCGACGGCGACCTGCAGAGCACCTACCAGAAGGTGATCAAGGACGTTCTGCCGTCGGTCGTACAGATCCAGACCGGCGGTGATCTGGGGTCCGGGGTGGTGTACGACGACCAGGGGCACATCGTCACCAACGCGCATGTCGTCGGGGACGCGAAGACCTTCGAGGTGACGACGGCGAACAGCGAGAACGTGCTGACGGCGACGCTCGTCTACTCGTATCCCGAGCAGGACCTGGCCGTCGTCAAGCTGGACAAGGTGCCGGACGGGCTGCGGCCCGCGGCCTTCGGGAACTCCGCCAAGGTGGCGGTCGGACAGATCGTCCTCGCCATGGGATCACCGCTCGGGCTGTCGTCCAGCGTGACCCAGGGCATCGTCTCGGCGACCGGACGGACCGTCAGCGAGGGCGGCAGCGACGGCGGTACCGGCGCGACCATCCCCAACATGGTCCAGACGTCCGCGGCCATCAACCCCGGCAACAGCGGCGGCGCCCTCGTCAACCTCGACGGCCAGGTCATCGGCATCCCGACGCTGGCCGCCACCGACCCCCGGATCGGCAGCGCGGCGCCCGGGATCGGGTTCGCGATCCCCGCGTCGATGGTGAAGACGGTCGCCGGTCAGATCATCGAGGACGGCAAGGTCACCGACTCGGGCCGGGCCGCGCTCGGCATCACCGGCCGTACCGTCGTGGACGGCGCGTTCCAGGCCGCCGGGGTCGCGGTCGTCGAGGTCGAGGAGGGCGGGGCCGCGGACAAGGCCGGCCTCCAGGAGGGGGACGTGATCACGCAGCTGGGCGACACCCCGGTCACGACGATCACCTCGCTGTCCGAGGCGCTGGCGGGGATGAAACCGGGCCAGAAGACGTCCGTGACCTACACGCGGAACGGCAGCGCCAAGACGGTGGACGTGACGCTGGGTGAGCAGTAG
- a CDS encoding DUF3043 domain-containing protein produces the protein MTTGVAGSFPTGLGSNPGHPLPLGFVFRSRATKEEKAAVADKAQLTDSKQIRDPQAPKGRPTPKRSEAQSQRRSVANTSLTRKDAARRQREERRSALERQRQALAGGDERYLPKRDKGPVRKFARDFIDSRFNVAEFFLPMAVVILVLSLVRVGALQSIALLLWLVVIVLIVLDAIVNAFRLRKQLLQRFPDQDRKGAVGYALMRSLQMRRLRLPKPQVKRGERP, from the coding sequence ATGACGACTGGTGTTGCCGGATCGTTCCCCACGGGGCTGGGGTCCAACCCCGGACACCCCTTACCCTTGGGTTTTGTGTTCCGTAGCCGTGCCACCAAGGAAGAGAAGGCCGCCGTCGCCGACAAGGCGCAGCTGACCGACTCCAAGCAGATCCGCGACCCGCAGGCCCCCAAGGGCCGGCCCACGCCCAAGCGCAGTGAGGCCCAGTCCCAGCGCCGCAGCGTCGCCAACACCTCGCTCACCCGCAAGGACGCCGCGAGGCGCCAGCGGGAGGAGCGCCGCAGCGCGCTGGAGAGGCAGCGTCAGGCGCTGGCCGGCGGCGACGAGCGCTACCTGCCCAAGCGGGACAAGGGCCCGGTGCGCAAGTTCGCGCGCGACTTCATCGACTCGCGGTTCAACGTGGCCGAGTTCTTCCTGCCCATGGCCGTGGTCATCCTCGTGTTGAGCCTGGTGCGGGTGGGTGCGCTGCAGAGCATCGCGCTGCTGCTGTGGCTGGTCGTGATCGTGCTCATCGTGCTCGACGCGATCGTCAACGCCTTCCGGCTGCGCAAGCAGCTCCTGCAGCGCTTCCCGGACCAGGACCGCAAGGGCGCGGTCGGCTACGCCCTGATGCGCTCTCTCCAGATGCGTCGCCTCCGGCTGCCGAAGCCTCAGGTCAAGCGCGGAGAGCGGCCCTGA
- the pspAA gene encoding PspA-associated protein PspAA has product MIVRIMGEGQVRLADSHLADLNKLDDELLSEMEKGDGPGFRRTLQALLTRVRELGDPLPDDSLEPSELILPSPDATLEEVRELLSDDGLIPG; this is encoded by the coding sequence ATGATCGTAAGGATCATGGGGGAGGGTCAGGTGAGGCTGGCCGACAGCCACCTCGCCGACCTGAACAAGCTGGACGACGAGTTGTTGTCCGAGATGGAGAAGGGCGACGGCCCGGGCTTCCGCCGCACCCTCCAAGCCCTCCTCACCAGGGTCCGCGAACTGGGCGACCCCCTCCCGGACGACTCCCTGGAACCCTCGGAACTGATCCTCCCGTCCCCGGACGCCACCCTGGAGGAAGTCCGGGAACTGCTCAGCGACGACGGCCTGATCCCAGGCTGA
- a CDS encoding YciI family protein — protein sequence MAKYLLLKHYRGAPAPANDVPMEKWTPEEISAHVQYMRDFAERLEKTGEYVDGQALAPEGTWVRYDGEGRPPVTDGPFAETKDLIAGWMVIDVDTYERALELAGELSAAPGAGGKPIHEWLELRPFYATSPTTTDDCHAGG from the coding sequence ATGGCCAAGTACCTGCTGCTCAAGCACTACCGCGGCGCTCCGGCTCCGGCCAACGACGTGCCCATGGAGAAGTGGACGCCCGAGGAGATCTCGGCCCATGTGCAGTACATGCGGGACTTCGCGGAGCGGCTGGAGAAGACCGGGGAGTACGTCGACGGCCAGGCGCTCGCTCCCGAGGGGACGTGGGTGCGGTACGACGGCGAGGGGCGCCCGCCCGTCACTGACGGCCCGTTCGCCGAGACCAAGGACCTCATCGCCGGGTGGATGGTGATCGACGTCGACACCTACGAGCGGGCCCTCGAACTGGCCGGGGAGCTGTCGGCCGCCCCCGGCGCCGGCGGGAAGCCGATCCACGAGTGGCTGGAGCTGCGCCCGTTCTACGCGACCTCGCCCACCACCACGGACGACTGCCACGCCGGTGGATGA
- a CDS encoding bifunctional adenosylcobinamide kinase/adenosylcobinamide-phosphate guanylyltransferase, whose amino-acid sequence MELTLLGTGAPSGLPRPDCPCAACATAVATEARAATSLLVDETLLLDLTPGAAFAAARSGHSLAGVRQVLLSHPHDGPPVEVPAGVPQPGRVPDGRELALLTGHRVRAVAMDAPGTGYAVTGPDGQRLLYLPPGGAPAGLEEGAVEPYDMVLADVVRRPDALARLRAVGAVGPTTDVVAVHVDHDVPPGAELRRRLAAAGARAVPDGTTLAVGAYEDVPDVPRRTLVLGGARSGKSVEAERRLEAFPEVLYVATGGTRSGDTEWGSRVAAHRERRPGSWRTAETCDLVPLLKDDGAPLLIDCLSLWLTDAMDAVGAWDDVEWAGGGERELRARVRELTEAVRATRRTVVAVSNEVGSGIVPATASGRRYRDELGRLNTAFATECEQVLLVVAGQALVLRG is encoded by the coding sequence GTGGAACTCACTCTGCTCGGTACCGGCGCCCCCAGCGGCCTTCCCCGTCCCGACTGTCCCTGTGCCGCCTGCGCAACCGCTGTCGCCACGGAGGCCCGCGCCGCCACCTCGTTGCTCGTCGACGAGACGCTGTTGCTCGATCTCACGCCCGGGGCCGCCTTCGCCGCCGCCCGCAGCGGACATTCCCTCGCCGGTGTGCGGCAGGTCCTGCTGTCGCACCCCCACGACGGGCCCCCCGTCGAGGTCCCCGCCGGGGTTCCGCAGCCGGGGCGGGTGCCGGACGGGCGGGAGTTGGCGTTGTTGACGGGGCATCGGGTGCGGGCCGTGGCGATGGACGCGCCGGGGACCGGGTACGCGGTGACCGGCCCCGACGGGCAGCGGCTGCTGTACCTGCCGCCGGGGGGCGCGCCCGCGGGGCTGGAGGAGGGCGCCGTCGAGCCGTACGACATGGTGCTCGCCGATGTCGTACGGCGACCGGACGCGCTGGCGCGGCTGCGGGCGGTGGGAGCGGTGGGGCCCACGACCGATGTCGTCGCCGTGCATGTGGACCACGACGTGCCTCCCGGCGCCGAGTTGCGGCGGAGGCTGGCCGCGGCCGGGGCGCGGGCCGTGCCGGACGGGACGACCCTCGCCGTCGGCGCCTACGAGGACGTACCGGATGTGCCGCGGCGGACGCTGGTGCTGGGCGGGGCGCGGTCCGGGAAGTCGGTGGAGGCGGAGCGGCGGCTGGAGGCGTTTCCCGAGGTGCTGTACGTGGCCACCGGGGGGACGCGGAGCGGGGACACCGAGTGGGGCTCGCGGGTCGCCGCGCATAGGGAGCGGCGGCCGGGGTCGTGGCGTACGGCGGAGACGTGCGACCTGGTGCCGCTGCTGAAGGACGACGGGGCGCCGCTGCTGATCGACTGTCTGTCGCTGTGGCTGACGGACGCGATGGATGCGGTGGGGGCCTGGGACGACGTCGAGTGGGCCGGCGGTGGGGAGCGGGAACTGCGGGCGCGGGTGCGGGAGTTGACGGAGGCGGTGCGCGCGACGCGGCGGACCGTGGTCGCCGTGTCCAACGAGGTCGGGTCGGGGATCGTGCCGGCCACGGCGTCCGGACGCCGGTACCGGGACGAACTCGGGCGCCTGAACACGGCGTTCGCGACCGAGTGCGAGCAGGTGCTGCTGGTGGTGGCGGGACAGGCCCTGGTCCTACGAGGCTGA
- a CDS encoding sensor histidine kinase translates to MTPRDRVRRHLKAHPVAADAVLATGVLVCMVAGSFVDPHGEHDVSWSIRTPASLSLVLIALAAAALVFRRRAPLTVLALTGAASVTECVTGDPRAPVAMAAVIALYTVASTTDRPTTWRVGLLTMTVLTGVAMLAGPLPWYAQENLAIFAWTGIGATAGDAVRSRRAFVQAIRERAEKAERTREEEARRRVAEERLRIARDLHDVVAHHIALVNVQAGVAAHVMDKRPDQAKEALAHVREASRSALNELRATVGLLRQSGDPEAPTEPAPGLARLDELVGTFRSAGLHVEVARADHGTTLPAAVDLAAYRVIQEALTNVQKHAGTEAKAEVSVVRVGPNVEITVLDNGNGEDHDPDGGGGHGLLGMRERVTALRGTLTTGPRYGGGFRVHAILPVKTRSAAKDQPGETV, encoded by the coding sequence GTGACCCCCCGAGACCGAGTCCGCCGCCACCTCAAGGCACACCCCGTCGCCGCGGACGCCGTCCTCGCCACGGGAGTCCTCGTCTGCATGGTCGCCGGCTCCTTCGTGGACCCCCACGGCGAGCACGACGTCAGCTGGAGCATCCGCACCCCGGCCTCCCTCAGCCTCGTCCTCATCGCCCTCGCGGCCGCCGCCCTGGTCTTCCGCCGCCGCGCCCCCCTCACGGTCCTGGCCCTCACCGGCGCCGCCTCCGTCACCGAGTGCGTCACCGGCGACCCCCGCGCCCCCGTCGCCATGGCCGCCGTGATCGCCCTCTACACGGTCGCCTCCACCACCGACCGCCCCACCACCTGGCGGGTCGGCCTGCTCACCATGACCGTGCTCACCGGCGTCGCCATGCTCGCCGGGCCGCTGCCCTGGTACGCCCAGGAGAACCTCGCGATCTTCGCCTGGACCGGCATCGGCGCCACCGCGGGCGACGCCGTGCGCAGCCGCCGCGCCTTCGTCCAGGCCATCAGGGAGCGCGCCGAGAAGGCGGAACGCACCCGCGAGGAGGAGGCCCGCAGAAGGGTCGCCGAGGAACGCCTGCGCATCGCCCGCGACCTGCACGACGTCGTCGCCCACCACATCGCCCTGGTCAACGTCCAGGCCGGGGTCGCCGCCCACGTCATGGACAAGCGGCCCGACCAGGCCAAGGAAGCCCTCGCCCACGTCCGCGAGGCCAGCCGCTCAGCCCTCAACGAACTCCGCGCCACCGTCGGTCTGCTCCGGCAGTCCGGCGACCCCGAGGCGCCCACCGAACCGGCTCCCGGCCTCGCCCGCCTCGACGAACTCGTCGGCACCTTCCGCAGCGCGGGCCTGCACGTCGAGGTCGCCCGCGCCGATCACGGCACCACCCTGCCCGCCGCCGTCGACCTCGCCGCCTACCGGGTCATCCAGGAAGCCCTCACCAACGTCCAGAAGCACGCGGGGACGGAGGCGAAGGCCGAGGTCAGCGTCGTACGCGTCGGCCCGAACGTGGAGATCACCGTCCTCGACAACGGCAACGGCGAGGACCACGACCCGGACGGAGGCGGCGGCCACGGACTGCTCGGCATGCGCGAGCGCGTCACCGCCCTGCGCGGCACCCTCACCACCGGTCCCCGCTACGGAGGCGGCTTCCGCGTCCATGCGATCCTGCCGGTCAAGACCCGATCCGCAGCCAAGGACCAGCCGGGGGAGACCGTATGA